A DNA window from Labrus mixtus chromosome 4, fLabMix1.1, whole genome shotgun sequence contains the following coding sequences:
- the LOC132972512 gene encoding circadian-associated transcriptional repressor, with translation MSATDSDNSIDWLASDNEDNESERESDFSAKHSQTVAPRSPGTAPLHLGPSDSSCRRGSEVKEGNGHWSEVREASSRGPPPGCTETWGSSNGLYKTQQGGKTNSKNTQQALKRPHSFTEEKQQLISSISDRKQLFSRKCMELQCYIHPLSSILNGLRSGRYRERLSSFQESVAMDRIQRIMGILQNPCMGEKYITIILKMEEMLKSWFPNVKLQDQHADHEAEEAIPTKKLKLSPVTVNVAESPVTVSDPPAGAKALRVTDLTPPGAYSASNLKWLHTSPICSPTAEQAQAGPRHLQPPRDLTQDNAVSSSTDSHTKTDSVPRGPPPGKINAPCLERLLKSTESIISRKGTGGLMDSSWS, from the exons ATGTCTGCTACAGATTCGGACAACTCCATTGACTGGCTGGCGAGTGACAATGAGGACAACGAGAGCGAACGGGAGTCGGACTTTTCCGCAAAGCACAGCCAGACAGTCGCTCCTCGATCCCCCGGCACCGCTCCCCTGCACCTGGGCCCGTCTGACAGCAGCTGCCGCCGGGGCAGCGAGGTGAAGGAGGGCAACGGCCACTGGAGCGAGGTCAGGGAGGCCTCCAGCCGGGGACCTCCCCCCGGCTGCACAGAGACGTGGGGCAGCTCCAatggactgtataaaacacaacaaggagggaaaacaaacagcaagaaCACTCAGCAAGCACTGAAGAGGCCTCACAGCTTCACGGAGGAGAAACAGCAGCTCATTTCCAGCATTTCAGACAGGAAGCAGCTTTTCAGTCGGAAG tgcaTGGAGCTACAATGCTATATTCACCCACTGTCATCTATTCTGAATGGTCTTCGATCGGGGAGATACAGAGAAA GACTCAGCAGTTTCCAGGAGAGTGTGGCCATGGACCGTATTCAGAGGATCATGGGTATCCTGCAGAACCCCTGCATGGG GGAGAAATACATCACTATCATTCTTAAGATGGAGGAAATGCTGAAAAGCTGGTTCCCTAATGTCAAACTCCAAGACCAACACGCTGACCACGAGGCAGAGGAAGCCATTCCTACCAAGAAACTGAAG CTATCTCCAGTGACCGTCAATGTAGCCGAGAGCCCCGTCACCGTCAGCGATCCTCCAGCTGGCGCCAAAGCCCTAAGAGTCACCGACCTCACTCCGCCTGGAGCGTACTCCGCCAGTAACCTGAAATGGCTCCACACGTCACCCATCTGCTCCCCGACAGCAGAGCAGGCGCAGGCAGGACCCAGGCACCTGCAGCCCCCCAGAGACCTAACGCAGGACAATGCTGTGTCCTCCAGCACAGACAgccacacaaagacagactctGTGCCCAGAGGCCCGCCGCCTGGGAAAATCAACGCTCCCTGCCTAGAGAGGCTCCTAAAATCCACAGAAAGCATCATCAGCCGCAAGGGAACGGGGGGTTTGATGGACAGCAGCTGGTCCTAG